A window of Prolixibacter sp. SD074 contains these coding sequences:
- a CDS encoding sensor histidine kinase KdpD — MRLHPVTLLFTGQKETESKFRKQYFSESIPQFRFTFLLLTILYAGFSIVDYLYIPNRLTTFLFIRFGIVLPLMAGTLFLSYSQYFERIWQVLLALCYIVAGAGISYMLILEPENFTYYGGLMLVFSAGYFFIRLRFLYASIAGWITLILFVTGKVIAQQTFSELLVISFFFFTAMNLIGMFGSYYLEYYARRNFYQHLQRQQQQNLLNETFRNRENEIEQRTLELKQKNNRLMHELARGRIIEHELIRVKEKAEESDRLKTAFLTNLSHELRTPLNSIIGFAYLLSNDDIEPEERTEYQRIIHQQSDYMLSQINDIVEISKIESGNYELDFIKCSIPDICGDVLDVMKKQLLPEVNLVIDEKSGKQYIPPIKTDCERLTQILKQLVSNAIKYTQQGEIRIGYGLNSRERLLEFYVSDTGIGISEENRQKIFKRFTKLDPFAQGTGLGLSICKALVEQMGGNIDLESSPGNGTTFRFNIPYAPVETTVS; from the coding sequence ATGAGGCTTCATCCGGTTACATTGCTGTTTACAGGTCAGAAAGAGACAGAATCCAAATTTAGGAAACAGTATTTCAGCGAGTCCATACCGCAATTCAGGTTTACGTTTCTCCTATTGACGATTCTGTATGCCGGGTTCAGCATTGTAGACTACCTGTATATTCCCAATCGCTTAACAACGTTCCTTTTCATCAGGTTTGGCATTGTCCTACCCCTGATGGCCGGCACGTTGTTTCTTTCCTATTCTCAATATTTCGAAAGAATATGGCAGGTTTTATTGGCCCTTTGTTACATTGTTGCCGGAGCCGGGATTAGTTATATGCTTATTCTCGAGCCGGAAAACTTCACTTATTACGGAGGTTTGATGCTGGTATTTTCGGCTGGATATTTTTTCATACGGCTCCGATTTTTGTATGCGTCGATTGCCGGCTGGATTACCTTGATTTTATTCGTCACAGGTAAAGTAATAGCCCAGCAAACCTTCTCCGAATTGTTGGTCATATCCTTCTTCTTCTTCACGGCCATGAACCTGATTGGAATGTTCGGCTCCTATTATCTTGAATATTATGCCAGACGTAATTTTTACCAGCATTTACAACGTCAGCAACAACAAAATCTGCTCAACGAAACTTTCCGGAACCGTGAAAACGAAATCGAGCAACGGACACTGGAACTCAAACAAAAAAATAACCGGTTGATGCATGAGCTGGCACGCGGCAGAATTATCGAACATGAGTTAATCCGTGTAAAGGAAAAGGCAGAAGAGTCGGATCGATTAAAAACAGCCTTCCTGACCAATCTAAGCCACGAGCTCCGGACACCGCTTAACTCCATTATCGGCTTTGCTTACCTGTTATCGAACGATGATATAGAACCAGAAGAGAGAACCGAATATCAACGCATTATCCACCAGCAGAGCGATTACATGCTCAGTCAGATTAATGATATCGTTGAGATTTCGAAGATTGAGAGTGGAAACTACGAGCTTGACTTCATTAAATGCAGCATACCAGATATCTGCGGTGATGTACTCGATGTAATGAAGAAACAGTTGTTACCTGAAGTTAATCTTGTTATTGATGAAAAATCTGGGAAACAGTATATTCCACCAATAAAAACCGATTGTGAGCGACTTACTCAAATACTGAAGCAGCTGGTATCGAACGCAATAAAATACACCCAGCAAGGAGAAATCAGGATTGGTTACGGCCTGAATTCGCGGGAACGCTTGTTGGAATTTTATGTCAGCGACACAGGTATTGGGATTTCAGAAGAGAACCGGCAGAAGATATTCAAACGTTTCACCAAACTCGATCCGTTTGCCCAGGGAACCGGACTGGGACTCTCGATATGCAAAGCGCTTGTTGAACAAATGGGTGGCAACATCGATCTGGAATCCAGTCCCGGAAATGGAACGACTTTCCGGTTTAATATTCCTTATGCGCCGGTTGAAACTACTGTAAGTTAG
- the asnB gene encoding asparagine synthase B: MCGIVGVFDLKVESQQLRPQVLEMSKKIRHRGPDWSGIFCEDKAILAHERLSIVDPSSGGQPLYSKDGNLVLAVNGEIYNHQGIRDRYEDSYDFLTKSDCEVILPLYREKGKDFLEELNGIFAFALYDKEKDEYLIARDHIGIIPLYMGWDSYGNFYVASELKSLEGACNKIEEFLPGHYWSSTEGEMKRWYKREWMEYDNVKDNPASIDELRDALEAAVHRQLMSDVPYGVLLSGGLDSSVISAIAKKYAAHRVETEDKKDAWWPQLHSFAIGLEGSPDLAAAQKVADHIGTVHHEVHFTIQEGLDAVKDVIYHLETYDVTTVRASTPMYLLSRVIKSMGVKMVLSGEGADEIFGGYLYFHKAPDAKSFHEETIRKLSKLHLYDCLRANKSLAAWGVEGRVPFLDKEFLDVAMRMNPEAKMAKDGKMEKWVVRKAFEDYLPDSVVWRQKEQFSDGVGYSWIDTLKSMAAEQVSDEQLDNAKFRFPVNPPMSKEEYFYRAIFSEHFPSDQAAACVPSVPSIACSTAEALAWDESFRNSADPSGRAVKNVHQQAYK, encoded by the coding sequence ATGTGTGGAATTGTCGGTGTATTTGACCTGAAAGTAGAATCGCAGCAGCTGCGGCCCCAGGTTTTGGAAATGTCCAAAAAGATTCGCCATCGCGGTCCGGATTGGTCCGGCATTTTTTGCGAGGACAAAGCCATTTTGGCTCACGAAAGATTATCCATTGTCGATCCTTCATCCGGAGGACAACCGTTGTACAGTAAAGATGGTAATTTGGTACTGGCTGTCAATGGCGAGATATATAACCACCAGGGAATTCGTGACCGATACGAAGACTCTTATGATTTCCTCACCAAATCGGATTGTGAAGTAATTCTTCCGCTCTATCGCGAAAAGGGAAAAGATTTTCTGGAAGAATTAAACGGAATTTTTGCTTTTGCACTTTATGATAAAGAAAAAGATGAATACCTGATTGCCCGCGACCACATCGGTATTATCCCGTTGTATATGGGCTGGGATTCATATGGTAACTTTTACGTTGCGTCCGAATTGAAATCACTGGAAGGTGCCTGCAACAAGATTGAAGAATTTCTGCCCGGCCATTACTGGTCAAGTACCGAAGGTGAAATGAAGCGTTGGTATAAACGTGAGTGGATGGAATACGATAATGTGAAGGACAATCCGGCATCCATCGACGAGTTACGCGATGCTTTGGAAGCAGCTGTTCACCGTCAACTGATGTCCGATGTACCTTACGGCGTGCTGCTATCCGGGGGCCTCGATTCATCGGTTATTTCCGCTATCGCGAAGAAATATGCCGCCCACCGGGTTGAAACAGAAGATAAAAAGGATGCCTGGTGGCCTCAACTGCACTCATTTGCCATCGGTCTGGAAGGTTCACCCGACTTGGCCGCGGCGCAAAAAGTGGCTGACCACATTGGTACCGTTCACCATGAAGTTCACTTCACCATACAGGAAGGACTAGATGCGGTAAAAGATGTGATTTACCATCTCGAAACATACGATGTAACCACAGTTCGCGCATCCACACCGATGTACCTGTTGTCACGGGTCATCAAATCGATGGGCGTGAAAATGGTACTTTCAGGCGAAGGTGCCGATGAAATTTTCGGTGGTTACCTCTACTTCCATAAAGCACCCGATGCTAAATCTTTCCACGAAGAAACCATCAGGAAGTTAAGCAAACTGCACTTGTACGACTGCCTAAGGGCAAACAAATCGTTAGCAGCCTGGGGTGTTGAAGGGCGCGTTCCTTTCCTCGACAAAGAGTTTTTGGATGTAGCTATGCGCATGAATCCGGAAGCCAAAATGGCCAAAGATGGAAAAATGGAAAAATGGGTAGTACGTAAAGCATTTGAAGATTATTTGCCCGACAGTGTTGTTTGGCGCCAAAAAGAGCAATTCTCTGATGGTGTAGGATATAGCTGGATTGATACGTTAAAATCTATGGCAGCAGAACAAGTCTCAGACGAGCAGTTGGACAACGCCAAATTTCGTTTTCCGGTAAATCCGCCCATGTCGAAAGAAGAATATTTTTACCGGGCCATTTTCAGTGAGCATTTCCCTTCTGACCAGGCAGCTGCCTGCGTTCCATCGGTACCGTCAATCGCCTGCAGTACGGCTGAAGCATTGGCTTGGGATGAGTCATTCCGCAACAGTGCCGATCCAAGTGGACGAGCAGTAAAAAATGTTCATCAGCAGGCCTATAAATGA
- a CDS encoding GNAT family N-acetyltransferase encodes MVKIRVYRKEDFDKIVGLHRKALEAIGMYRGEGPWDDDLPYLDTIYGGDNGYFLVGEDEGRVVAMGAFRKTTGHLAEIKRMRVDPDYQGTGLARELYVQLENEAVSRGYEKFHLETSEPQIAARKFYQKVGFRETGTAIIDGTLSVLMEKDLPQK; translated from the coding sequence ATGGTAAAAATCAGGGTGTACCGTAAAGAGGATTTTGATAAGATAGTGGGGTTGCATCGGAAAGCGCTCGAAGCCATTGGAATGTACCGGGGAGAAGGTCCCTGGGACGATGATTTGCCTTATTTGGATACGATATATGGTGGTGATAACGGCTATTTCCTCGTAGGCGAGGATGAAGGTCGGGTTGTAGCGATGGGAGCTTTTCGGAAAACAACCGGGCATCTGGCTGAGATTAAGCGTATGCGTGTGGATCCGGATTACCAGGGAACGGGACTGGCACGGGAGTTATACGTGCAATTGGAAAATGAAGCGGTATCGCGGGGCTATGAGAAATTCCACCTCGAGACATCAGAGCCGCAAATAGCGGCCCGGAAATTCTACCAAAAGGTTGGTTTCCGGGAAACCGGAACAGCCATTATCGACGGGACACTAAGTGTTTTAATGGAGAAGGATTTACCTCAAAAGTAA
- a CDS encoding SusD/RagB family nutrient-binding outer membrane lipoprotein, translating to MKFIQKSILFFLLAATLFSCEKLQDINVNPNNAPETHPKLLLKDIAWNAFNGQGTGSMFASRVMVSSDGASNEQYYTWDRDNFDRYNQLRNITKMMEEADKQGTPEYTYLAHFFRAYQFYELTRRFGDVPYSDALKGETDGVYAPKYDEQSKIIPALLDELKAANEGLKSVTYIDGDIIYGGDPMKWRRLINSFRLRILMNLSNRANDATLDISARFQNIYQNEPLIGSIDDAGQLVYLDQKGSRYFEFLGKFGSVGMDSTFVQLLKDRQDPRLFVFCQPNPNAVSTGLPVNDFDAYGGADPTLTFGAISDERNKGYVSMVNPRYFDGPVNEPHKLMGYEELQFILAEATVRGWIEGGDLAKVKAFYNEGIKASFLFYRKYAANYASYLGDDAIAEYLNQPMVNFDNATTFDERIRYIITQKYIQFYFQTGWEQFYNHRRTGYPKFLTGGAVGNNGQVPVRWMYPEDEYNTNAANVQDAVARQFNGDDNINGKMWLLK from the coding sequence ATGAAATTCATACAAAAATCCATATTATTCTTCCTGTTGGCTGCCACACTGTTTTCGTGTGAAAAGTTGCAGGATATTAATGTCAACCCAAATAACGCACCGGAGACACATCCCAAGTTGCTGCTGAAGGATATTGCCTGGAATGCCTTTAACGGACAGGGAACCGGTTCGATGTTTGCTTCGAGGGTAATGGTTAGCTCCGATGGGGCCAGCAACGAGCAATATTATACCTGGGATCGCGATAATTTTGACCGTTACAATCAGCTTCGGAATATTACAAAGATGATGGAAGAGGCCGACAAGCAGGGTACCCCAGAATACACCTATCTGGCTCATTTCTTCCGTGCTTATCAGTTTTACGAGTTGACCCGCCGGTTTGGGGATGTACCTTATTCCGATGCTTTAAAAGGGGAAACAGACGGGGTATATGCACCGAAATACGATGAGCAATCGAAGATTATTCCGGCCTTACTGGATGAACTGAAAGCTGCGAATGAAGGTTTGAAAAGTGTAACCTATATTGACGGAGATATCATTTATGGCGGCGATCCGATGAAGTGGCGTAGGCTAATCAACTCTTTCCGGCTACGTATTCTTATGAACCTATCGAATAGAGCGAATGATGCTACGTTAGATATTTCGGCGCGTTTCCAAAATATCTATCAAAATGAGCCGTTGATCGGGAGCATCGACGATGCGGGGCAGCTGGTATATCTGGACCAAAAGGGAAGCCGCTATTTTGAGTTTTTGGGCAAATTCGGATCGGTTGGAATGGATTCCACTTTTGTTCAATTGCTGAAGGACCGCCAGGATCCCCGGTTGTTTGTTTTCTGTCAACCGAATCCCAATGCAGTATCGACAGGCCTTCCGGTAAATGACTTTGATGCATATGGTGGGGCTGATCCAACCTTGACGTTTGGCGCCATTTCTGACGAAAGAAACAAAGGATATGTATCGATGGTGAACCCCCGTTATTTTGACGGACCGGTGAACGAGCCTCACAAATTGATGGGGTATGAAGAGCTGCAGTTTATTCTGGCGGAAGCGACGGTCCGTGGCTGGATTGAAGGTGGCGATTTGGCAAAAGTAAAGGCTTTTTATAACGAAGGGATCAAAGCATCATTTCTTTTCTACCGGAAGTATGCAGCGAATTACGCCTCATATTTAGGGGATGATGCCATTGCTGAATATCTGAATCAACCAATGGTTAACTTTGATAATGCTACCACTTTCGACGAGCGTATTCGATATATCATAACCCAGAAATATATCCAGTTTTATTTCCAGACTGGCTGGGAACAGTTTTATAACCATCGCCGAACAGGATATCCGAAATTTCTGACTGGTGGTGCGGTTGGAAACAATGGTCAGGTTCCGGTGCGTTGGATGTATCCCGAAGATGAATATAATACAAATGCAGCCAATGTGCAGGATGCTGTTGCGAGACAATTTAATGGCGATGACAATATCAATGGAAAAATGTGGTTATTAAAATAG
- a CDS encoding SusC/RagA family TonB-linked outer membrane protein: MKKKLFLFLAFLGFLMGQQAFAQTEIKGSVKSREGESVPGVNVVIKGTTNGTVTDIDGNYTIHAPGGGVLVFSFIGYTPQEVPVNGQKTINVVLKKNTEAIDEVVVTALGIKTEKKRLGYATQEITGKQLTQVEDVNVMNTLAGKVSGLTVHTKTGLFQAPDFLLRGKKPLIVLDGIPISTDFYDISSDDIASINVLKGTAASALYGSRGKDGAIMVTTKNAAKGKLNISVSNSEMFSAGFVAFPKVQSEYGNGSGGQYKFVDGAGGGIHDDDLIWGPKLDQGTNIVQWNSPIKDLQTGEMIPWKGPVKGTQYDDANRYQRVATPWVSHPDNLKNFLETGIVSNSNFSISSSNDKGSIRLSGSHMYQKGMVPNSQLNSTGINMSSQYKITNKLTLDARLSYNKVYTDNYPRHGYGPLNHMYTIAVWMGYDVNIRDMRDYWMKGRENYKQANWNYLWYNNPYFMAYECTQRYDRNVVNSNVSLNYQLLPNLSIQARGAVRNRFQYENRKTPKSYLYYGNSVLGNFEDWKTKWNYYDFDVLATYTKSFSDKFSLDAFAGASSFRYDYDYQYASTDGLITGGLFNLGNSLGPVKASNTIEKKATRSAYGSVNIELFKAFYGTISGRNDWSSTLPVDNNSYFYPSVSGSFVFDNIVKLPSWMSHAQLRSTWAQVSTDLGVYSLYNTYSNTSMYGSTPGMSYPSSLANSEIQPAKSTSWELGGNLGLFKNRLSIDATYYKVKDENQIIDLPLSITSGFDSRKVNGNVYNTTGVELMVNVVPVLTDKMRWNMAVNWSTNKKVLSEIYGGATKYGYLHMNERVDSYYATVWQKSPDGQTIIDQASGLPIRDPFARKLGHLDANWQFGWNNTFTVGNWQFNAQVDGRVGGIMPSLTVAKLWWGGKHPESVANRDAEYAGKLYVPDGVAVVSGDVQYDTDGNIISDTRVFAKNGKGLKYSDWAMTYGYRAEEMDVNTFDASFIKLREASIKYDCSSLFAGTVVKEAYVQLIGRNLAMWKKAKLIDPDFGNDDNLQDPSARYVGFGLGVKF; the protein is encoded by the coding sequence ATGAAAAAAAAGCTTTTTCTGTTTCTGGCCTTTCTGGGATTCCTCATGGGACAACAGGCCTTTGCTCAAACAGAAATAAAAGGGTCTGTTAAAAGTCGGGAAGGGGAATCGGTTCCGGGAGTGAATGTGGTGATAAAAGGTACCACCAACGGAACGGTAACCGATATTGACGGGAACTATACCATTCATGCGCCGGGCGGAGGTGTGCTGGTATTTTCTTTCATCGGTTACACTCCTCAGGAAGTTCCAGTCAATGGACAGAAGACCATTAATGTCGTTCTGAAGAAAAACACCGAAGCGATTGATGAAGTGGTTGTGACTGCTTTGGGAATTAAAACCGAGAAGAAACGGCTCGGATATGCCACGCAGGAGATTACCGGTAAGCAACTCACCCAGGTGGAAGACGTGAACGTGATGAACACCCTGGCGGGAAAAGTTTCCGGATTGACCGTTCATACCAAAACGGGACTGTTTCAGGCGCCTGATTTTCTCCTTCGCGGGAAAAAACCGCTGATTGTATTGGATGGTATTCCTATCTCAACTGACTTTTATGATATTTCGAGTGATGATATTGCCAGCATCAACGTACTGAAAGGTACGGCGGCCTCGGCGCTTTACGGTTCGCGCGGTAAAGATGGGGCTATCATGGTTACCACGAAAAATGCTGCCAAAGGAAAACTGAATATCTCGGTTAGTAACAGCGAAATGTTCTCGGCCGGGTTTGTAGCCTTTCCTAAAGTGCAAAGCGAATATGGAAACGGTTCAGGCGGACAATATAAATTTGTGGATGGAGCCGGTGGCGGTATTCACGACGATGACCTGATTTGGGGGCCCAAACTGGATCAGGGAACGAACATTGTGCAGTGGAACAGCCCGATTAAAGATTTACAAACAGGCGAGATGATTCCCTGGAAAGGCCCGGTTAAGGGGACTCAATATGATGACGCCAATCGTTATCAGCGTGTCGCCACTCCGTGGGTTTCGCATCCTGATAACCTGAAAAATTTCCTGGAAACAGGAATTGTATCCAACTCCAATTTCAGCATCAGTTCTTCGAATGATAAAGGCTCAATCCGGTTGTCCGGTAGTCATATGTACCAAAAAGGTATGGTGCCGAATTCGCAACTGAACAGCACAGGTATCAACATGAGTTCGCAATATAAGATTACGAACAAACTGACGTTGGATGCCAGGCTTTCGTATAACAAGGTGTACACCGATAATTATCCACGTCACGGATACGGTCCGCTCAACCACATGTACACCATTGCGGTCTGGATGGGATATGACGTGAATATTCGGGACATGCGCGACTACTGGATGAAAGGCCGTGAAAACTACAAACAGGCCAACTGGAATTACCTGTGGTACAATAACCCGTATTTCATGGCTTATGAATGTACCCAGAGGTACGACCGGAACGTTGTCAACAGCAATGTTTCGCTGAACTACCAGCTTTTGCCAAATTTGTCCATCCAGGCACGGGGTGCAGTGCGAAACCGTTTTCAGTACGAAAACCGGAAGACCCCAAAGAGTTACCTCTACTACGGAAACAGTGTGCTGGGAAATTTCGAGGACTGGAAAACCAAATGGAACTATTACGATTTTGATGTTTTGGCAACTTATACGAAGAGTTTCTCTGATAAGTTCAGCCTCGATGCGTTTGCCGGAGCTTCTTCGTTCCGTTATGATTACGACTATCAATATGCATCGACCGATGGTTTGATTACCGGTGGACTTTTTAACCTGGGTAACAGCCTGGGACCGGTTAAGGCAAGCAATACCATCGAGAAAAAAGCTACCCGAAGTGCATACGGAAGTGTCAATATTGAACTGTTCAAAGCATTCTACGGGACTATCTCCGGACGTAATGACTGGTCATCCACACTTCCGGTCGATAATAACTCTTATTTCTATCCTTCGGTTTCCGGAAGTTTTGTGTTTGATAATATCGTGAAGCTGCCTTCATGGATGAGCCATGCGCAGCTGCGTTCAACATGGGCGCAAGTTTCTACTGACCTGGGTGTGTATAGCCTTTATAACACCTACTCAAATACATCAATGTATGGTTCAACTCCCGGTATGTCGTATCCTTCCAGCCTGGCGAACAGTGAAATTCAGCCGGCAAAATCGACTTCATGGGAACTGGGCGGAAATCTTGGATTGTTCAAGAATCGTTTGAGTATTGACGCTACCTACTATAAGGTGAAAGACGAGAACCAGATCATTGACCTTCCGCTGTCTATCACTTCCGGATTTGATTCCCGTAAGGTGAATGGCAATGTATATAATACCACCGGCGTGGAATTGATGGTAAATGTTGTTCCGGTGCTGACGGACAAGATGCGCTGGAATATGGCGGTTAACTGGTCGACCAATAAAAAGGTGTTGAGCGAAATCTATGGAGGGGCCACAAAATACGGGTACCTGCATATGAATGAACGGGTCGACAGCTACTATGCAACTGTCTGGCAAAAATCGCCCGACGGGCAAACCATCATTGACCAGGCGAGCGGATTGCCCATTCGTGACCCGTTTGCACGGAAATTGGGTCACCTCGATGCGAATTGGCAGTTTGGCTGGAACAATACGTTCACCGTAGGAAACTGGCAGTTCAACGCACAGGTTGATGGTCGTGTGGGAGGAATTATGCCTTCGCTTACGGTTGCTAAACTCTGGTGGGGAGGAAAACATCCCGAGTCGGTGGCTAACCGTGATGCGGAATATGCCGGTAAGCTTTACGTTCCGGATGGGGTAGCAGTAGTGAGTGGCGATGTTCAATACGATACCGATGGAAATATTATTTCCGATACCCGTGTTTTTGCGAAAAACGGAAAAGGATTGAAGTACTCCGACTGGGCGATGACATACGGTTACCGTGCCGAAGAAATGGATGTGAATACCTTCGATGCTTCGTTCATCAAACTCCGTGAGGCTTCAATTAAGTACGATTGCTCTTCGCTTTTTGCCGGAACGGTTGTTAAAGAAGCGTATGTACAGCTCATTGGACGAAATTTAGCGATGTGGAAAAAAGCGAAGTTGATTGATCCGGATTTTGGTAACGACGACAACTTACAGGATCCTTCGGCACGATATGTTGGTTTTGGACTGGGTGTTAAATTCTAA
- a CDS encoding KamA family radical SAM protein, with protein sequence MVPRLKWEGSKLQDDILSDDVSLFKSHPNIDYENYIQRLWDANKDIWQILMEAEDLEQARDKFYAYLDRTERRVFDLDNNLHILEKSMVRECIRVLRSIIGPINEFRTEFSALDSLWKLAQNRRTELKEKISVGFILEFINLFRGVTGQSFIYLEDKEVRKGIPDFLRMQGRDAARLQTEMLDEMGSGMLKYFKKYPSGLEEEVISWRTENRSRILRHFQGTEKDWNNYIWQIRNVIRSAKPLADLIELSAEQQEAIDRAVQNNIAFGITPYYLSLMDSQIPVGYDHAIRAQVIPPKEYVDKMSELRPGRKRSFDFMGEHDCSPVDLVTRRYPMIAIIKPYNTCAQICVYCQRNWEIERVLEPRAMASKEKLQNALSWFDRHKSIGDVLITGGDPLVMRDAQLENILAILSEKKHIYRIRIGSRTPVVLPMRFTDELVAILAKYHQPPRLQLSLVTHFEHSYEITPEAMEAVQKLRKAGISVYNQQVFTVENSRRFETAKLRKDLKSIGVDPYYTFNMKGKEETKQYMVPIARILQERKEEARLLPGLDRTDEPVFNVPRLGKNHLRAGQDRRLVMILPDGSRVYEFHPWEKNIKPIPPYNYVDVPIYDYLEELASRGENIHDYRTIWFYY encoded by the coding sequence ATGGTACCCAGGTTAAAGTGGGAGGGGAGTAAGTTACAGGATGATATTTTATCGGATGATGTTAGTTTATTCAAATCGCATCCCAATATTGATTATGAGAATTATATCCAGCGACTCTGGGATGCCAATAAAGATATCTGGCAGATTTTAATGGAGGCAGAAGATCTGGAACAAGCCCGTGATAAGTTTTATGCATATCTGGATCGAACTGAGCGGCGCGTTTTCGATTTGGATAACAATCTGCATATTCTCGAAAAATCGATGGTACGCGAATGTATTCGCGTATTGCGGAGTATCATTGGTCCTATCAATGAGTTTCGTACTGAGTTTTCGGCATTGGATAGCTTATGGAAATTAGCACAAAACAGACGGACGGAGTTGAAGGAGAAGATATCGGTTGGTTTTATCCTGGAGTTTATCAATCTTTTTCGTGGAGTAACGGGCCAGTCGTTTATCTATCTCGAAGATAAGGAAGTGAGGAAAGGAATCCCCGATTTTCTTCGGATGCAGGGCCGGGATGCAGCCCGTTTACAGACGGAAATGCTGGACGAGATGGGCTCGGGCATGCTGAAATACTTCAAAAAATACCCGTCGGGACTGGAGGAGGAAGTAATCAGCTGGCGGACCGAAAACCGGTCGCGCATCCTTCGTCATTTCCAGGGAACGGAAAAAGATTGGAACAATTACATTTGGCAAATCCGGAATGTGATTCGGAGCGCCAAACCGTTGGCCGATTTGATTGAACTGTCTGCCGAACAACAAGAGGCTATCGACAGGGCGGTGCAAAACAACATTGCTTTCGGCATCACGCCCTACTATCTCAGTTTGATGGATTCGCAAATCCCGGTAGGATACGATCATGCTATCCGGGCGCAGGTCATTCCGCCGAAAGAGTATGTGGATAAAATGAGTGAGCTCAGGCCCGGACGAAAACGCTCCTTCGATTTTATGGGCGAGCACGACTGTTCGCCGGTCGATTTGGTCACCCGGCGTTATCCCATGATTGCGATCATTAAGCCATATAATACCTGTGCACAAATTTGTGTGTATTGCCAGCGGAACTGGGAAATCGAGCGGGTACTGGAACCCAGGGCGATGGCATCGAAAGAGAAACTGCAGAATGCGTTGTCGTGGTTCGACCGGCACAAGAGCATCGGAGATGTGCTGATAACCGGGGGCGACCCGCTCGTGATGCGGGATGCGCAACTGGAAAATATCCTGGCTATCCTTTCGGAAAAGAAGCATATTTACCGTATCCGGATTGGCTCGCGAACGCCGGTGGTCCTGCCCATGCGCTTCACCGACGAGTTGGTGGCCATACTGGCTAAATATCATCAGCCGCCCCGTCTGCAGCTTTCCCTTGTGACACATTTCGAGCATTCGTATGAAATTACACCCGAGGCAATGGAAGCCGTTCAGAAACTGCGGAAAGCCGGCATTAGCGTTTATAACCAGCAGGTATTTACGGTAGAGAATTCGCGACGCTTCGAAACGGCCAAATTGCGCAAAGATTTGAAATCAATCGGTGTCGACCCGTATTATACCTTTAACATGAAAGGGAAGGAAGAGACGAAGCAATACATGGTGCCCATTGCCCGCATCCTGCAGGAGCGAAAAGAAGAGGCTCGCTTACTTCCCGGTCTCGATCGAACGGATGAGCCGGTGTTTAACGTTCCCCGTTTGGGGAAAAACCATCTGCGTGCCGGCCAGGACAGGCGCCTGGTAATGATTCTGCCGGACGGCTCGCGGGTGTACGAATTTCATCCGTGGGAAAAGAATATCAAGCCCATTCCGCCATACAACTACGTGGATGTGCCCATTTACGACTACCTGGAAGAGCTGGCCTCCCGGGGCGAAAATATCCACGATTACCGGACCATCTGGTTTTATTATTAA